From one Lolium rigidum isolate FL_2022 chromosome 4, APGP_CSIRO_Lrig_0.1, whole genome shotgun sequence genomic stretch:
- the LOC124646972 gene encoding serine/arginine-rich splicing factor RS2Z33-like isoform X1, whose amino-acid sequence MEAQSRRYVVEGCPWWNWWPSFQSLWRTLVKGALGARIREVELKRDYAFIEYSDPRDADDARYNLDGRDVDGSRIIVEFAKGIPRGSGGSREREYVGRGPAPGTGRCFNCGIDGHWARDCKAGDWKNKCYRCGERGHIERNCQNSPRSFRRERSYSRSPSPRRGRARSRSYSRSRSRSYSRSRSRSLSESPRGRRRERDARSRSLSYSRSPRRSLSPEAKEMDRSPTPDGSRSPRRSLSPEAKDKGDSPRGRGMSRSRSPSDGYRSPVANGRSPSPRGKDGRSPTKEGSPSPTREGSPSPPRGNSSPRVNNGSPSPRSNGDGGSPSPRGNGDAAGSPRGSLSP is encoded by the exons ATGGAAG CACAATCCAGAAGGTATGTGGTGGAAGGGTGCCCTTGGTGGAATTGGTGGCCATCGTTCCAAAGTTTATGGAGGACTTTGGTGAAGGGTGCCCTTGGTGCTAG AATACGTGAAGTGGAGTTGAAGCGCGACTATGCTTTTATC GAATACAGTGATCCTCGTGATGCTGACGATGCACGATACAATCTAGATGGAAGGGATGTTGATGGGAGCCGaattattgttgagtttgctaaaggg ATTCCTCGCGGATCAGGTGGTTCGCGTGAACGTGAATATGTGGGAAGAGGTCCTGCTCCAGGAACAGGGCGTTGTTTTAACTGTGGTATTGATGGTCACTGGGCCAGAGACTGCAAGGCTGGTGACTGGAAGAACAAATGTTACCGGTGTGGAGAAAGGGGCCATATAGAAAGAAACTGCCAGAATAGTCCCAGGAGTTTCAG GCGCGAGAGAAGTTATTCACGGTCACCATCTCCACGCCGGGGACGGGCCCGCAGTAGGAGCTACAGCAGAAGCAGAAGCCGTAGTTACAG CCGATCAAGGTCCAGGTCCTTGTCTGAATCTCCTAGAGGGCGCCGCCGGGAGCGTGATGCAAGATCAAGGAGCCTTAGCTACAGCAGGAGCCCCAGGAGATCACTTTCCCCAGAAGCAAAGGAAATGGACCGCAGCCCCACACCTGATGGCAGTCGGAGCCCTAGGCGATCTCTCTCCCCAGAAGCGAAGGATAAAGGTGACAGCCCTAGGGGCAGGGggatgagcaggagcaggagccctTCTGATGGCTACCGTAGCCCTGTGGCCAATGGGCGCAGTCCGAGTCCCAGGGGTAAAGATGGCAGGAGTCCTACTAAGGAGGGCAGTCCCAGTCCTACTAGGGAGGGCAGTCCCAGTCCTCCTAGGGGCAACTCAAGTCCGAGGGTCAACAATGGTAGCCCTAGTCCAAGGAGCAATGGTGATGGAGGCAGTCCTAGTCCCAGGGGCAACGGTGATGCTGCTGGCTCACCCAGAGGAAGCTTGTCCCCCTGA
- the LOC124646972 gene encoding serine/arginine-rich splicing factor RS2Z33-like isoform X2, producing MPRYDDRYGNTRLYVGRLASRTRSRDLEYLFSRYGRIREVELKRDYAFIEYSDPRDADDARYNLDGRDVDGSRIIVEFAKGIPRGSGGSREREYVGRGPAPGTGRCFNCGIDGHWARDCKAGDWKNKCYRCGERGHIERNCQNSPRSFRRERSYSRSPSPRRGRARSRSYSRSRSRSYSRSRSRSLSESPRGRRRERDARSRSLSYSRSPRRSLSPEAKEMDRSPTPDGSRSPRRSLSPEAKDKGDSPRGRGMSRSRSPSDGYRSPVANGRSPSPRGKDGRSPTKEGSPSPTREGSPSPPRGNSSPRVNNGSPSPRSNGDGGSPSPRGNGDAAGSPRGSLSP from the exons ATGCCTCGTTACGATGATCGTTATGGAAACACACGCTTGTATGTTGGTAGATTGGCCTCCCGCACTCGTTCGCGCGATCTAGAATATCTTTTCAGCAGATATGGAAG AATACGTGAAGTGGAGTTGAAGCGCGACTATGCTTTTATC GAATACAGTGATCCTCGTGATGCTGACGATGCACGATACAATCTAGATGGAAGGGATGTTGATGGGAGCCGaattattgttgagtttgctaaaggg ATTCCTCGCGGATCAGGTGGTTCGCGTGAACGTGAATATGTGGGAAGAGGTCCTGCTCCAGGAACAGGGCGTTGTTTTAACTGTGGTATTGATGGTCACTGGGCCAGAGACTGCAAGGCTGGTGACTGGAAGAACAAATGTTACCGGTGTGGAGAAAGGGGCCATATAGAAAGAAACTGCCAGAATAGTCCCAGGAGTTTCAG GCGCGAGAGAAGTTATTCACGGTCACCATCTCCACGCCGGGGACGGGCCCGCAGTAGGAGCTACAGCAGAAGCAGAAGCCGTAGTTACAG CCGATCAAGGTCCAGGTCCTTGTCTGAATCTCCTAGAGGGCGCCGCCGGGAGCGTGATGCAAGATCAAGGAGCCTTAGCTACAGCAGGAGCCCCAGGAGATCACTTTCCCCAGAAGCAAAGGAAATGGACCGCAGCCCCACACCTGATGGCAGTCGGAGCCCTAGGCGATCTCTCTCCCCAGAAGCGAAGGATAAAGGTGACAGCCCTAGGGGCAGGGggatgagcaggagcaggagccctTCTGATGGCTACCGTAGCCCTGTGGCCAATGGGCGCAGTCCGAGTCCCAGGGGTAAAGATGGCAGGAGTCCTACTAAGGAGGGCAGTCCCAGTCCTACTAGGGAGGGCAGTCCCAGTCCTCCTAGGGGCAACTCAAGTCCGAGGGTCAACAATGGTAGCCCTAGTCCAAGGAGCAATGGTGATGGAGGCAGTCCTAGTCCCAGGGGCAACGGTGATGCTGCTGGCTCACCCAGAGGAAGCTTGTCCCCCTGA